In a genomic window of Zootoca vivipara chromosome 5, rZooViv1.1, whole genome shotgun sequence:
- the LRRC18 gene encoding leucine-rich repeat-containing protein 18, whose protein sequence is MAKGGKNPKGKKVTLKVAKTCIKITFDGKRRLDLSKMGITTFPRCILKLNDVDELDLSRNMLKKIPDSIEKFTNLRWLDLHSNQIEKLPETIGNLQSLIFLNLSNNKLTARSLPMELNQLKLLRNLNLGLNHIDNLPTTLGQLKELQEVGVFDNLLKSIPNSIAKLPKLKKLNSKRNPFPGPTEEELYIDHIKRLETLYVVEEKDLCYPCLRKCQEERDKLNKLKNTPPTPLRKPDFSSLMTPNSTAKENQENWR, encoded by the coding sequence ATGGCtaagggggggaaaaaccccaaggGGAAAAAGGTCACCTTGAAAGTTGCCAAGACCTGCATCAAGATCACATTTGATGGGAAACGTCGCCTTGATCTGAGCAAGATGGGCATCACTACTTTCCCCAGGTGCATCTTGAAGTTGAACGATGTGGATGAACTGGACCTCAGCAGAAACATGCTCAAGAAGATCCCAGACTCAATTGAGAAGTTCACGAACCTGCGCTGGCTGGACTTGCACAGCAACCAGATTGAGAAGCTGCCAGAAACAATAGGGAACCTCCAGAGTCTCATTTTCCTGAACCTTTCCAACAACAAGCTAACGGCCCGGAGCTTGCCCATGGAGCTGAACCAGCTCAAGCTCTTGCGTAATCTCAATCTTGGCCTAAACCACATCGACAACCTCCCAACCACTCTGGGGCAACTGAAGGAGCTCCAGGAAGTTGGAGTATTTGACAATTTGCTGAAGAGCATCCCAAACAGCATTGCAAAGCTCCCCAAACTCAAGAAGTTGAACTCCAAGCGGAATCCCTTTCCTGGGCCCACAGAAGAGGAACTCTACATTGACCACATTAAGCGCCTCGAGACACTCTACGTGGTGGAAGAAAAAGATCTTTGCTACCCATGCTTGAGGAAGTGTCAAGAAGAGAGGGACAAGCTGAACAAACTGAAGAATACTCCGCCTACCCCTCTCAGGAAGCCAGACTTTTCGAGCCTCATGACGCCCAATTCTACGGCAAAGGAGAACCAGGAAAATTGGAGGTGA